Proteins encoded within one genomic window of Sphingomonas sp. NBWT7:
- a CDS encoding peroxiredoxin yields the protein MTINVGDKLPKATLVRATENGPEAIDSEEYFAGRRIALFAVPGAFTPTCSAKHLPGFVEKGGDLKAKGIDEIACTSVNDPFVLGAWSKSSNAGDITMLADGNGDFAEQLGLTMDGSKFGMGKRSQRYSMIVNDGVVEQLNVEAPGEFKVSSADHLLGNL from the coding sequence ATGACGATCAACGTCGGCGACAAGCTGCCCAAGGCAACCCTGGTCAGGGCGACCGAGAACGGTCCGGAGGCGATCGATTCGGAAGAGTATTTCGCCGGCCGCCGCATCGCGCTCTTCGCGGTGCCGGGCGCGTTCACGCCGACCTGCTCGGCCAAGCATCTTCCCGGCTTTGTCGAGAAGGGCGGGGATCTGAAGGCGAAGGGCATCGACGAGATCGCGTGCACCTCGGTCAACGATCCGTTCGTGCTCGGCGCCTGGTCGAAGTCGAGCAACGCGGGCGACATCACCATGCTGGCGGACGGCAACGGCGATTTTGCGGAACAGCTTGGGCTGACGATGGACGGGTCGAAGTTCGGCATGGGCAAGCGCAGCCAGCGTTACTCGATGATCGTCAACGACGGGGTCGTCGAGCAGCTCAACGTCGAGGCACCCGGCGAGTTCAAGGTCAGCTCCGCCGACCACCTGCTCGGCAACCTCTGA
- a CDS encoding YqgE/AlgH family protein has translation METATFLTGQFLLAMPGIWDPRFAQAVIAMCAHDEQGALGIGIGVEIAGLGLHDVLKQVDITPGDVPNAPIHFGGPVETRRGFVLHSRDWAGQDTIDVAGKWSLSGTLDVLRAIADGKGPARWLVALGYAGWGAGQLDAEMTRHGWLNVDDDEGMLFDSAADGRWTRGFACAGIDPRLLGSESGHA, from the coding sequence ATGGAGACCGCGACCTTTCTTACCGGCCAGTTCCTTCTCGCGATGCCCGGCATCTGGGACCCGCGTTTTGCGCAGGCGGTGATCGCAATGTGCGCGCACGACGAGCAGGGTGCGCTCGGCATCGGCATCGGCGTGGAGATTGCCGGACTCGGGCTGCACGACGTGCTGAAGCAGGTCGATATAACGCCGGGCGATGTGCCGAATGCGCCGATCCACTTCGGTGGCCCGGTCGAGACGCGGCGCGGCTTCGTACTTCACAGTCGCGACTGGGCGGGGCAGGATACGATCGACGTTGCTGGCAAATGGTCGCTGTCGGGTACGCTCGACGTGCTGCGGGCGATCGCGGACGGCAAGGGACCGGCGCGCTGGCTGGTTGCGCTTGGCTACGCCGGCTGGGGTGCCGGACAGCTCGACGCTGAGATGACGCGGCATGGCTGGCTCAACGTCGACGACGACGAGGGTATGCTGTTCGACAGCGCGGCCGATGGCCGGTGGACGCGTGGCTTCGCGTGCGCCGGCATCGACCCGCGGCTGCTGGGCTCGGAAAGCGGACACGCCTGA
- a CDS encoding tetratricopeptide repeat protein gives MRKMALAGTIISAAVTAPAVAADRAAYQAIAAGDYATAEQALTTERRIFPRRPELMINLAAVYARTGRSTEAASLYRAAITAEDVEMAMPDGAVASSRAVAQRGLDRLGGVALAGR, from the coding sequence ATGCGCAAAATGGCACTGGCAGGGACGATCATTTCGGCAGCGGTCACAGCGCCGGCGGTCGCTGCGGATCGGGCGGCGTATCAGGCGATCGCGGCCGGCGATTACGCGACGGCCGAGCAGGCGCTGACGACCGAGCGGCGGATTTTCCCGCGTCGGCCCGAACTGATGATCAACCTGGCGGCGGTCTATGCGCGCACCGGTCGCTCGACCGAGGCGGCGTCGCTGTATCGTGCCGCGATCACTGCCGAGGACGTGGAGATGGCGATGCCCGACGGCGCGGTCGCTTCATCCCGCGCGGTCGCGCAGCGCGGGCTCGATCGTCTCGGCGGCGTGGCGCTCGCCGGGCGCTAA
- the dcd gene encoding dCTP deaminase — MSVQSDRWIRAQALANGMIEPFVEAQRRDGCISYGLSSYGYDARVADEFKIFTNVDSATVDPKDFAANSFVDRKTDVCIIPPNSFALARTVEYFRVPRDVLVICLGKSTYARCGIIVNVTPLEPGWEGHVTLEFSNTTPLPAKIYANEGACQFLFLQGDEPCEVSYADRAGKYMGQRGVTLPRL; from the coding sequence ATGTCCGTCCAATCCGATCGCTGGATCCGCGCGCAGGCGCTCGCCAACGGCATGATTGAGCCGTTCGTGGAGGCGCAGCGGCGCGACGGCTGCATCAGCTACGGGCTCAGCTCCTACGGCTATGATGCGCGCGTCGCCGACGAGTTCAAGATCTTCACCAACGTCGATTCGGCAACGGTCGACCCCAAGGATTTCGCCGCCAACAGCTTCGTCGACCGCAAGACCGACGTGTGCATCATCCCGCCCAACAGCTTCGCGCTCGCGCGCACGGTCGAATATTTTCGCGTACCGCGCGACGTGCTGGTCATTTGCCTCGGCAAATCGACCTATGCGCGCTGCGGCATCATCGTGAACGTCACGCCCTTGGAGCCGGGCTGGGAGGGCCATGTGACGCTGGAATTCTCAAACACTACGCCGCTACCGGCCAAGATCTACGCCAATGAGGGCGCGTGCCAGTTCCTGTTCCTGCAAGGGGACGAGCCGTGCGAAGTGAGCTACGCGGATCGTGCGGGCAAATACATGGGTCAGCGCGGCGTCACGTTGCCGCGCCTGTAA
- a CDS encoding ATP-binding protein, with protein MRVPFPRNLSGQLALLLALALFAAQAINLALVLRDRADFRLAQATRPAAIRIADAIERAGDRPLAPDRGRVRRRAANPIPATLERHPEVADELRRQLTELGVTARRIDTGVRPLEDRPRPRRPGRRMRNGDTLMIAVERADGWIVTNAPWPRGDQRLFWALLGQTLIIYALILLPVLWIARRISRPMRALATAAREFTPRTTPPQLTVEGPGDVRDLIVAFNALTQRMTAMLDEKDRMLGAIGHDLRTPLAALRVRIESVDDEDDRARMADTIAEMSRTLDDILSLARLGRPSEAVTEVDLAALVDAVVDDFRDLGAAVSFDESPRLRMRLRPTLFRRAVRNLIENAVKYAGAVEVSVHDEGPRVVVCIADRGPGIPIDKLAAVFDPFTRLEGSRNRDTGGIGLGLALAQAIVHDAGGEVTLANREGGGLAATIALPRREAAG; from the coding sequence GTGAGGGTGCCCTTCCCCCGCAACCTGTCGGGGCAGCTCGCGCTTCTGCTCGCGCTCGCGCTATTTGCCGCGCAGGCGATCAACCTCGCACTGGTGTTGCGCGACCGCGCCGACTTCCGGCTCGCCCAGGCGACGCGGCCCGCCGCAATCAGGATCGCCGACGCGATCGAGCGCGCCGGCGATCGCCCGCTTGCGCCCGATCGCGGGCGGGTACGTCGTCGCGCCGCCAACCCGATCCCCGCGACGCTCGAACGGCACCCGGAAGTCGCCGATGAACTGCGGCGCCAGCTAACCGAACTCGGTGTCACCGCGCGGCGGATCGATACCGGCGTCCGGCCACTAGAGGACCGCCCACGGCCCCGCCGCCCCGGCCGTCGTATGCGCAACGGCGATACGCTGATGATCGCGGTCGAGCGCGCCGACGGCTGGATCGTCACCAACGCGCCGTGGCCGCGCGGCGACCAGCGCCTTTTCTGGGCGTTGCTCGGGCAGACGCTGATCATCTACGCGCTGATCCTCTTGCCTGTCCTGTGGATTGCGCGCCGCATATCGCGCCCGATGCGCGCGCTCGCTACCGCGGCGCGCGAGTTTACACCGCGTACGACGCCGCCGCAGCTCACCGTCGAAGGGCCGGGCGACGTTCGCGACCTGATCGTCGCGTTCAATGCGCTTACCCAGCGTATGACGGCGATGCTCGACGAGAAGGACCGGATGCTCGGCGCGATCGGGCACGATCTGCGCACTCCGCTTGCCGCATTGCGCGTCCGCATCGAATCGGTCGACGACGAGGACGATCGCGCCCGCATGGCCGATACGATTGCGGAGATGAGCCGCACGCTCGACGATATCCTCTCACTGGCGCGACTCGGCCGGCCGAGCGAGGCGGTGACCGAGGTCGATCTTGCCGCGTTGGTGGACGCCGTGGTCGACGACTTTCGCGATCTCGGCGCCGCTGTCTCATTCGACGAGTCGCCGCGGCTTCGTATGCGATTGCGGCCGACGCTGTTCCGGCGGGCCGTACGCAACCTGATCGAGAATGCGGTCAAGTACGCTGGTGCGGTCGAGGTGTCGGTGCACGACGAGGGCCCCCGCGTCGTCGTCTGCATCGCCGATCGCGGCCCCGGCATTCCGATCGACAAGCTCGCCGCGGTGTTCGATCCGTTCACCAGGCTTGAGGGGTCGCGCAACCGCGATACCGGCGGGATCGGCCTCGGCCTCGCGCTCGCACAGGCGATCGTGCACGATGCCGGCGGCGAGGTGACGCTGGCCAACCGTGAAGGCGGCGGGCTTGCCGCGACGATCGCATTGCCTCGGCGCGAGGCCGCCGGCTGA
- a CDS encoding response regulator encodes MTDVPHLLLVDDERSIREPLAQYLTKQGFRVTQVGDAEAARTRLGAYAIDLVVLDIMMPGEDGLSLCRHIRETSEVPVILLTARTEETDRIVGLEMGADDYVVKPFSPRELAARIKVVLRRVQAGGTRQHAPEGGAYTFAGWVLKSGERTLVDREGVAVPLSTGEYNLLHALVRRPRQVLTRDQLLDLTQGREAAAFDRAIDNQVSRLRKKIEPDVKNPQLIKTVWGGGYTLAAEVTRL; translated from the coding sequence ATGACCGATGTGCCCCATCTGCTGCTCGTCGACGACGAGCGTTCGATCCGCGAGCCGCTGGCACAATATCTTACCAAGCAGGGCTTCCGCGTCACGCAGGTCGGCGATGCCGAAGCGGCGCGCACGCGGCTCGGCGCTTATGCCATCGATCTCGTCGTGCTCGACATCATGATGCCGGGCGAGGACGGGCTCAGCCTGTGCCGTCACATCCGTGAAACGAGCGAAGTGCCCGTCATTCTTCTTACCGCACGGACGGAAGAGACCGATCGCATCGTCGGGTTGGAGATGGGTGCCGACGATTACGTCGTGAAGCCCTTCTCGCCGCGCGAGCTCGCGGCGCGAATCAAGGTCGTGCTGCGGCGCGTCCAGGCCGGAGGTACCCGGCAGCACGCGCCGGAGGGCGGCGCCTATACCTTTGCTGGCTGGGTCCTGAAGAGCGGCGAGCGCACGCTGGTCGATCGCGAGGGCGTCGCGGTGCCGCTGTCGACGGGCGAATATAATCTGCTCCACGCGCTCGTCAGGCGCCCGCGGCAGGTGCTCACCCGCGATCAGTTGCTCGATCTGACGCAGGGGCGCGAAGCGGCGGCGTTCGATCGCGCGATCGACAATCAAGTCAGCCGGCTGCGCAAGAAGATCGAGCCCGACGTCAAGAACCCGCAGCTCATCAAGACGGTGTGGGGCGGCGGCTACACGCTGGCGGCCGAAGTCACGCGGTTGTGA
- a CDS encoding EF-hand domain-containing protein, whose protein sequence is MNRFLLAVALAGTTLAGIAAAQPQPQPAAADRPQRGSAALDLDRNGVITRAEVVQAADARFAALDKNRDGTVSAAERPNMRGGDVTRDQLRQRMVARFDRADANKDGRIEQSERAGLHGRGGKRMAEGGRRGGPAMRGGGGHMLMMADANRDGVITKAEAVSATQTMFDRIDTNRDGRIDQTERGAITDRMKQRRGADPAAADTGL, encoded by the coding sequence ATGAATCGCTTTCTGCTCGCTGTGGCGCTCGCCGGCACCACGCTCGCCGGCATCGCCGCCGCGCAGCCGCAACCTCAACCCGCTGCGGCGGATCGCCCCCAGCGCGGCAGCGCGGCGCTCGATCTGGACAGGAACGGCGTCATTACTCGCGCCGAGGTCGTCCAGGCGGCCGACGCCCGTTTCGCGGCACTCGACAAAAATCGTGACGGCACCGTCTCTGCCGCTGAGCGACCCAATATGCGCGGCGGTGACGTAACGCGTGATCAGCTGCGCCAGCGCATGGTCGCGCGCTTCGATCGCGCCGACGCCAACAAGGACGGCCGGATCGAACAGAGCGAGCGCGCCGGCCTTCACGGCCGTGGCGGCAAGCGCATGGCCGAGGGCGGCCGGCGCGGCGGGCCAGCAATGCGCGGCGGCGGTGGCCACATGCTAATGATGGCGGATGCGAACCGCGACGGCGTCATCACCAAGGCCGAGGCTGTGTCAGCGACGCAGACGATGTTCGACCGGATCGACACTAACCGCGACGGACGCATCGACCAGACCGAACGTGGCGCGATCACCGACCGCATGAAGCAGCGTCGCGGCGCGGACCCGGCGGCGGCCGACACCGGGCTCTGA
- a CDS encoding thioesterase family protein has translation MTSLKEILDGLEPLGDGPGWRGTIPDGWLQGRTGYGGLSAAIALHCAMQSDTDLPPLRSAQVSFIGPLAGPILVTAHRLRRGKNAAFIQADIESEAGLGLRCTFVFMRAIESELDYAVTSVPDFAQPQPGEKTFKGNPHVAFTQNFEFLDRRDGPDLQPAEWLRWTRLNEREGLDPIVELMAVGDCLPPAALRLIGRNVPMSSLTWILNVLGPTPSTEDGWWLLRSNADYARAGSSSQLMGIWNSRGEMVAEQMQSVAVFA, from the coding sequence ATGACCAGCCTCAAGGAAATTCTCGACGGTCTCGAGCCGCTCGGCGACGGTCCGGGATGGCGCGGCACGATCCCCGATGGGTGGCTGCAGGGCCGCACTGGCTATGGCGGGCTGTCCGCCGCGATCGCGCTGCACTGCGCGATGCAGTCGGACACCGATCTGCCGCCGCTGCGTTCGGCGCAGGTCAGCTTCATCGGCCCGCTCGCCGGGCCGATCCTCGTCACCGCGCATCGCCTGCGCCGCGGCAAGAACGCCGCCTTCATCCAGGCCGACATCGAGAGCGAGGCTGGACTCGGGCTGCGCTGTACCTTCGTGTTCATGCGCGCGATCGAGAGCGAGTTGGATTATGCGGTGACGTCGGTGCCCGACTTCGCGCAGCCGCAGCCCGGCGAGAAGACGTTCAAGGGCAATCCGCACGTCGCGTTCACCCAGAATTTCGAGTTCCTCGATCGCCGTGACGGACCCGATCTGCAACCAGCCGAATGGCTGCGCTGGACCCGCCTCAACGAACGCGAGGGGCTCGATCCGATCGTCGAGCTGATGGCGGTGGGCGACTGCCTGCCCCCCGCGGCGCTGCGCCTAATCGGTCGCAACGTACCTATGAGCTCACTCACCTGGATCCTCAACGTCCTCGGTCCGACGCCGTCCACCGAGGACGGTTGGTGGCTGTTGCGATCGAACGCGGATTACGCGCGCGCCGGCAGCTCGTCGCAGCTGATGGGGATCTGGAACAGTCGCGGCGAGATGGTGGCGGAGCAGATGCAGTCGGTTGCCGTGTTCGCGTAG
- a CDS encoding class I adenylate-forming enzyme family protein, giving the protein MKRIDELLAEPFGTLPDLIRHHAAVQPDKIAIADGDAQVTYRELDTLMDRAAAALQRDNTNPQQAVAMASYPSVAQAVIFLAALRAGSIAAPIQPSATPDQIAGMIGDSGANLVFLDAANAAALEGEQLAARVVMLEVLDDWFEPAGAMPKQVEIAPEHGFNIIYSSGTTGIPKGIVQSHAMRWQHLSRNTGAGFDTAVTLLATPLYSNTTLVSFLPTLAWGGTVVLMKKFDARTYLALAEKYRATHTMLVPVQYQRIMALPEFDSFDLSAFRFKTCTSAPFKAALKRDILDRWPGKLVEYYGMTEGGASFILVADEFPDKLHTVGKLSPGHQTILIDEDGQEVAPGEMGEIVGRSPTMMTGYHGREAATRDAEYYDAEGNRYIRHGDVGRIDEDGFLILMDRKKDMIISGGFNIYPSDLEAILAQHPAVADCTVVGVPSDEWGETPVGFYVPCTGASETAEEVRGAVNAKLGKTQRLSKLYVADELPRSAIGKVLKRELRDRIAAGEFA; this is encoded by the coding sequence ATGAAGCGCATTGACGAGTTGCTCGCGGAACCGTTCGGGACCCTGCCCGATCTGATCCGCCACCACGCCGCCGTCCAGCCGGACAAGATCGCGATCGCCGATGGCGACGCGCAAGTCACATACCGCGAACTCGACACCCTGATGGACCGCGCCGCCGCCGCGCTCCAGCGCGACAATACAAATCCGCAGCAGGCGGTAGCGATGGCGAGCTACCCCAGCGTCGCGCAGGCGGTGATCTTCCTCGCTGCATTACGCGCCGGATCGATCGCTGCGCCGATCCAGCCGTCCGCCACGCCCGATCAGATCGCCGGGATGATCGGCGACAGCGGCGCGAACCTCGTCTTCCTCGACGCCGCCAACGCCGCAGCGCTCGAGGGCGAACAACTGGCGGCACGCGTCGTGATGCTCGAGGTGCTCGATGACTGGTTCGAGCCCGCTGGAGCGATGCCGAAGCAGGTTGAGATCGCCCCCGAGCACGGCTTCAACATCATCTATTCGTCGGGCACCACCGGCATCCCAAAGGGGATCGTGCAGAGCCATGCGATGCGCTGGCAGCATCTGTCGCGCAACACCGGCGCGGGCTTCGATACCGCCGTCACGCTGCTCGCTACGCCCCTGTACTCTAACACCACGCTCGTCAGTTTCCTGCCGACGCTTGCTTGGGGCGGCACCGTCGTCCTCATGAAGAAGTTCGACGCGCGCACCTATCTCGCGCTCGCCGAGAAATATCGCGCCACCCACACGATGCTCGTGCCGGTGCAATACCAGCGCATCATGGCGCTACCCGAGTTCGACAGCTTCGACCTCTCGGCATTCCGCTTCAAGACGTGCACCTCTGCGCCGTTCAAGGCAGCACTGAAGCGCGACATCCTCGATCGCTGGCCGGGCAAGCTCGTCGAATATTACGGCATGACCGAGGGCGGCGCGTCGTTCATCCTCGTCGCGGATGAGTTTCCCGACAAGCTCCACACCGTCGGCAAGCTGTCGCCCGGTCACCAGACGATCCTGATCGACGAGGACGGCCAGGAGGTCGCGCCGGGCGAGATGGGCGAGATCGTCGGTCGCTCGCCGACGATGATGACGGGCTATCACGGACGTGAGGCGGCGACGCGCGATGCCGAATATTACGATGCCGAGGGCAACCGCTACATCCGCCACGGCGACGTCGGCCGGATCGACGAGGACGGCTTTCTGATCCTGATGGATCGCAAGAAGGACATGATCATTTCGGGCGGGTTCAACATCTACCCGTCCGATCTTGAGGCGATACTCGCGCAGCATCCCGCCGTCGCCGACTGCACCGTTGTCGGTGTGCCGAGCGACGAATGGGGCGAGACGCCGGTCGGCTTCTACGTCCCGTGCACGGGCGCGTCCGAAACGGCGGAGGAAGTGCGCGGCGCGGTCAACGCCAAGCTCGGCAAGACGCAGCGCCTGTCGAAACTCTACGTCGCCGACGAATTGCCGCGCAGCGCGATCGGCAAGGTATTGAAGCGCGAGTTGCGCGATCGCATCGCCGCGGGGGAATTTGCATGA
- a CDS encoding SDR family NAD(P)-dependent oxidoreductase: MDGGVAIVTGGGTGIGAAVVRRLAARGVRSVINYAHSRDEAEALAAEVGNGSIAVRADIADDAACRTLVTAATDAFGRLDFLVNNAGRTKHVAHEDLDGLEADDFLDIYRLNTVAAFQMVRAAAPAMRAGQMSAVVNVASIAGLHGVGSSIAYAASKGALITMTQSLARVLSPAIRVNAVAPGYVGTGWFEKALGAEGKLKLDANVAKRTPMAMAPQAEDIAGPIEMLLDPAARAITGETWRVDAGFHLDTGGSRRPGREG, translated from the coding sequence ATGGACGGAGGGGTTGCGATCGTCACCGGCGGCGGGACGGGGATCGGCGCTGCCGTGGTGCGGCGGCTGGCGGCGCGCGGGGTGCGATCGGTGATCAACTACGCGCACAGCCGCGACGAGGCCGAGGCGCTGGCGGCGGAGGTCGGCAACGGCTCGATCGCGGTGCGCGCGGACATCGCGGACGATGCGGCGTGCCGCACGCTGGTAACCGCGGCGACCGACGCGTTCGGGCGGCTCGACTTCCTCGTCAACAATGCCGGGCGCACCAAGCATGTCGCGCACGAGGATCTCGACGGGCTCGAGGCGGACGACTTTCTCGATATCTATCGCCTGAACACCGTTGCCGCCTTTCAGATGGTCCGTGCGGCCGCGCCGGCGATGCGCGCGGGGCAGATGAGCGCGGTCGTCAACGTCGCCTCGATCGCGGGGCTGCACGGCGTCGGCTCGTCGATCGCCTATGCCGCGTCGAAGGGCGCGCTGATCACGATGACGCAGAGCCTGGCGCGCGTGCTGTCGCCTGCGATCCGCGTTAACGCCGTCGCGCCCGGCTATGTCGGCACTGGCTGGTTCGAGAAGGCGCTTGGCGCGGAGGGCAAGCTGAAGCTCGACGCGAACGTTGCCAAGCGGACGCCGATGGCGATGGCGCCGCAGGCGGAGGATATCGCCGGGCCGATCGAGATGCTGCTCGACCCCGCCGCGCGCGCGATCACCGGCGAGACGTGGCGCGTCGACGCCGGCTTCCACCTTGATACCGGGGGCAGCCGGCGGCCGGGGCGCGAGGGCTAG